In Streptomyces venezuelae, the sequence GCATGCCGCCGGAGGTGGCCCCCTGTTTGGTCAGCGACACCGCGGGGGCCGCCTTCGTCAGGGTGATCTTCGACAGCCGTACCGGACGGGTGGGCGCGGGCGGATGCGCCGGCCGCTGCACCGGTACCGGCGCAGGCGGGGCCGGGGCGGGGGCCGGGGCGGGATCGTCGACCGTGATCCCGAAGTCGGTGGCGAGCCCGGCCAGACCGGAGGCGTAGCCCTGGCCCACCGCACGGAACTTCCATGCGCCCGCCCGCCGGTACAGCTCCCCGAGCACGAACGCGGTCTCCGACGTGGCGTCCGTGGCATCGAACCGCGCCGTCTCGACGCCGCCCCGCGCGTCCAGTACGCGTACGAAGAGGCCGGACACCTGACCGAACGTGCCGTCGGTGGAAGCCGCGACCACCACGGTCCCGATCTCCTCCTCGACCGCGGATAGCGTCACCCCGATCGTTTCGAGCACGCCCGTGCCTTCCTGGCGCCGTCCCTCGTGGCGCACGGCACCGCTGGGGTGCACGGGCTGGTTGTAGAAGACGAAGTCGTCGTCCGAACGCACCTTGCCGGCCGCCGTCAGCAGGAGGGCCGAGACGTCCACGTCAGGAGCTCCGGGACCCCCTCGCCAGCCCAGTTCCACCCGGACCGTGGCACTCGGCACCGGTACGTTGGCACCTTTCCGCATGGACATGCGGTCCCCCTTCCGCTGCTTGTCTCCCGCTTCCGCAGCGTACGAGGATTCGGCCCGGTCCTCGCCCCGGAGGCGCCGATTGCTCCGGTACCGGGGGAAGTCGCGGGTCCCGGCATGATGGGGCGGTGATCACCATTCATCTGAAGTACGAGATCGACGCGGACAAGCTCGCGGACTTCGAGGAGTACGGGCGCCGCTGGGTCCGGCTGGTCAACCGGTTCGGAGGCACCCACCACGGCTACTTCCTGCCCAGTGAGGGCGACAGCGACATCGCCTACGCCCTCTTCTCCTTCCCCGGCTTCGCCGCCTACGAGCGGTACCGCACGGACAGCATGTCCGATCCGGAGTGCCAGGCCGCCTTCGACCTGGCGCGCGAGACGGGCTGCATCAAGCGCTACGAGCGCCGCTTCCTGCGGCCACTCGACACCCCGGCCTCCTGAAGGCACCGGACGGGACCGGCCCCCCGGGGCCGGTGCGTGTCACCCTTCGCGGTCCATGACGCGACGGGCCGCCTCGGCCTCCGCCGCGGGCGGTGACAGTTCGTCGAGCGTGTCGAGCTCGTCGTCCGAGGCCAGCTCCCGCTCCCAGGCGGCCGCGAGCCGCTCCTGCTCCTCCGGCGGTCTGCCGGTGACGGCCTCCTGCTGCTGCGGACCCAGAGCCGCGAGGAAACGCCCGACCGCGTCCGTCGGCATGCCGTACTCCTTCTCGCCGTGGGGGAGGGCAGCGGCCATCACGATGCCGTGCCTGGCCCAGGATGGCGAACCAGGCCGGGGCGGGCCTCCCGACACGGCGGTCCGCCACCCGAATGCCGTGCCTCATGCCCGCGCCGCGGGGCGGTCCGGCCGGAGCCGACCGTCTGCAAGGGATCGTCCGGCTGCCCGCCAGGGGCTGCGGGGCGGGGACGGCCGGATCCGCCGCCGTCGTGTGACGGTTCCCGTCGGTGCCCGTGGGCTCCCGGCCTCGCTCAGGACATCCGGTGCACGTTCCACATCGGCAGGCCGCGGAAGAACTCCACGGCCTCCGCGCGCCAGTACGGCGCCCAGGACGCGGCCTCGGCCGCTGCGGCCTCCGCGTGCCGCCGGATCTCCGCCTTGAGCAGCCGGTCCACGCCGGCGGCGCGGGCGATCTCCCTGATCCGGCCCAGGGTTTCGTCCGGGCAGCCGGGATCGCCGAGCGCCGCTTCGACGAGGGCCGCGTCGGCCCCGGTCGCGGCGGCCAGGACCGCGCGGACGGCGTAGGTGCGGCGGCCCGAGCGGACGTCGGCGCCGGTGGACTTCGCCTGGGCCGCCGGGCCGTCTCCGGCCGGGCCGAAGAAGTCGAGGAAGTCGTCGCGCATCTGCTCGGAGATGCCCACGAGCCGGGAGTAGCGGTGCAGCCGGGCGCGGTGCGGCGCCGGATCCTCGCCCGCGGCCAGCAGGCCCATGGTCAGCGGTGCGAGGACGGAGTACCGCGCGCTCTTGAAGTCGGTGACGGTGTGCAGGAACTCCTCGTCGGGCAGGGGGTGCGAGTCCCGCTCCAGGTCGGCGATCTGCCCGGCCACGGTCTCCGCCGCGGTCCGCGTGTGCACGCCGAGCAGGGCCTGGCGGAGTTCGGCGGGCGCCTCGGCCTCCAGCAGCACCTGGGCGGACAGGAACGCGGCGAGGTCCCCGGCGAGCATCGCGAGCCCGAGGGCCGTCGCGTCCTGGCCCGGGAACTCCTGCCGGTACGCGTAGTAGGTCGAGGGGCCCCCGCGGCGCAGCGGCGCGTCGTCGATGATGTCGTCGTGGACGAGCCCGTGCGTCTGCAGCAGTTCGATGCTCAGTGCTGCCTCGGCGAGCCCGGGTACCTCGTCGGTGGTGACCAGCCGGGCCGCCTCGTACAGCAGGACCACCCGCAGCCGCTTGCCGCCGCGCATCGAGAACTCCCGCAGGAGCTCCAGGCAGCGGGGCACGTGCCGGCTGGGCACCGGGACGTCGAAACGCTCGCCGAGGCCGTCGAAGTACTGCTCGAACCGGGCGTCGAAGCGGATCCGGTGACCGGCGACGCGTTCCAGGGTGGCGGCGGTGACGTTGGCATGCATGAAGATCAGTATCGAGCACGGCCCGGCCCGCCCGGATCCGCTCCGGGGCGTCGGTGCATCCGTTCAGCCGCCCACGGGAGCGGCGGAGAGGCAGGCGCGCAGCTCGGCTTCGCCGGCGTTCCCGCCCGTGCACATGATCGCCACCCGCTGCCCGGCGAGGCCGTCGCGTGCCGCGAGGAGCGCGGCCAGCGGTGCGGCGGCGGCCGCCTCGGCCACCGTCCGGGCATCACGCATGAGCAGCCACTGCGCCTGCCGGATGGCGTCGTCGTCGACCAGCCGGAAGTCCGCGAGGTGCTCACGGAGCAGACGCTGCGTCAGCTCGAAGCCCGACCCGGTGGCCAGTCCCTCCGCCGTCGTGCTGTTGGGACGTTCGACGCAGCGGCCCGAGCGCCAGGAGTCGTGCGCGGCCGGCGAACGGCTGGACTGCACCGCGATGACGCGGCAGCGCGGACTGACCGCCGCCGCCACCAGGCAGGCGGCGGCGGCCCCGCTGCCACCCCCGACCGGCACGAGGACCGCGTCGAGGTCCGGCTCCAGCTCGAAGAGCTCCAGGAAAGCGGTGGCCACGCCCGCGATCAGGGCCGGCTCGTTCGCCGCGCTGACCAGGCGCATTCCACGCCGCGGCGCGAGCTGCTCGGCATGGCGGCGCGCCTCGTCGAAGTCTGCCCCGTGTTCGACCAGTTCGGCGCCGAGCCGTCGCACGGCCTCGGCCTTCAGCGGGTTCGGGTGCTCGGGCATGACGAGGGTGCAGGGGACGCCGAAGAGCGCCGCGGCATGGGCGAGGGACTGCGCGTGGTTGCCGGTGGAGTACGAGAGCACGCCCCGGGCACGCTCGTCCGGGGTCATCGAGGCCAGCAGGGCGACGCCTCCCCGGACCTTGAGGGCGCCGGTCGGCTGGAGGTTCTCGTGTTTGACCAGCACCCGGATCCCGGCGCCGACGGTCGCGTCGAGAGCGGGATAGGACAGCAGGGGGGTCGGGGAGAGGTGCGCGCTCTGCAGGCGGCGCGCGCGAAGGACGTCGGAGATCGTCGGACTGTGCATGTCCACATGCTGCGCGGCGGCCGACCCATAGGACAAATGTCAGTTTCCGATGAAACCATCGATATCATCGATGAATGTTCGACGAGAACCGGCTCCGGGTGTTCGCGGCCATCGCCCGCGAGGGCTCGGTCACGGCCGCCGCCGCCGCGCTGCACTACGCGCAGCCCTCCGTCAGTCACCACCTCGCGCGGCTCGAAGCCGAAGCCGGTGTGCCGCTCGTCCAGCGGGCGGGCCGTGGCATCCGGCTGACCGGGGCGGGCCGGCTGCTCGCCGATCGCGCGGAGGAGATCCTCGGCCGGATCGATTCGGCCCGGACCGAGCTCGCCGCCCATGCCGGGCTCGGCGCCGGACGGGTGCGCCTCGCGGCGTTCCCCTCCGCGCTCGCCGCGGTCGTACCGGCGGTGGCCGCCGCGTTCGGCGCCGCGCACCCGGACATCGAACTGGCGCTGACCGAAGCGGAGCCCCCCGAGGCCCTGGCGGCGCTGCGGCGCGGCGAGGTGGATGTCGCCCTGACCTTCCACCACGGTGACAGCCGGCCCGGTGACCGTCAGGGACACACCGTGACACCGCTCCTGCACGAGCCGCTCTACGTCGTCAGCCGGGCCGGCGGATCCTGGCCCGGGCCGCGTGCCGACCTCGACACCTACCGGGATCAGCGGTGGATCGCCGGCTGCGAGAGGTGCCGTACGCACCTCCTGTCGGCGTGCGGGAAGCGCGGCTTCACTCCTGCGGTCGCCTTCGAGACGGACGACTACGTCGCGGCCCAGGCGCTCGTGGCCGCCGGCCTCGGCGTCACCACGCTGCCCGGCCTGGCCCTGCGCGCCCATCTCCACCCCGGGGTGAGGATCGACCGCCTGCCGGACGACCACCGTTTCGTCGATGCCGTCGTCTACGGCGCACCGCCGCTCCCGGCCCCGGTCGCGGCCTTCCTGGAGGTTCTCCAGGAGACCGCGGCCCGGCCCCTCCCGTGGCCCTGACGGCCCCGGCCGCCGGGCGGCCGGGGCGCCGGCGGTCATGCGAGCACGTCCGGCAGGAAGGAGCGGGGCGGAGCACCGGTCAGGGCTCGCACAGACGCACGGCGAGGGCGGCGATGTCGTCGTCGAGGCGTCCCCTGCTGTGGCGCAGGAGATCGCGGTGGAGCGCCGTGAGCAGTTCGTCGGGCGGTGTCGGGGGCTGTCGGCGCATCCAGGCCGTCAGCGGGAAGAAGTCGCCGCCCCGGACGCGGGCCTCGGCGATCCCGTCGGTGTAGAGGAGCAGCAGGTCGTCGGGGGCGAAGTCGAAGGTGTCGACGCTGTAGTGGTCGCCGATCAGCTCCGCGAGGCTGAGCAGGGGCGAGGGGGAGGTGGATTCGAGCGTACGGACCGTTCCGTGGCTCAGCAGCAGGGGCGGGGGGTGTCCGCAGTTGAGGATGTCGATGCGCCTGCCGCCATGCGGGATCTGGACGAGAAGCGCCGTCGCGAAGCGTTCCAGCGGCCCCTCCGGTGGGAAGGCGCCGTTGTACCGGGTGCTGCTGGCGTCCATGCGGCGTGCGACGTCGACCATGTCGGGCTCGCCGTAGGCGGCCTCGCGGAAGGCGTTGACGATCGCCGCGGCCGCCCCCACCGCGGGCAGGCCCTTGCCCCGTACGTCGCCGATGAGCAGCCTGACCCCGAACGGAGTGTCGACCACCTCGTAGAAGTCGCCGCCGATGCGGGCCTCGGCCGCGGCCGCGAGGTACAGCGACTCGATCTCGATGCCGCCGAAGCGGCGCGGCAGCGGGCTGAGGACCACCTGCTGGGCCGCGTCCGCGACGAGCCGCACCTGGAAGAGGGTGCGCTCCCGCTGCAGCCGGACGTGGCTTCCGTACGCGGCGGCCACGGTGACCGCGATGATCCCCGCTGCCGTCCACCACGTCCCCAGGTCGGGGAAGACGAAGCTGAGGCCGATCATCAGGATGAGGCAGACCGTCCCGAGCAGAACGGTCGGCAGCACCGGCCACATGGCGGCGGCGAGGGCCGGCGCGGCGGGCAGGAGACGGCTGAAGGCCATTTCCGGCGGAGTGTTGTACGCCAGGCTGGCGATGACGACGGTCAGGATGACCGGCGACAGCCGCACAAGTCTTCCCGGGCCGGGGCGCCGGCGTAGCCGCGGCCGTCCAGACTCGATCACACTTCACAGGATATCTACGTAATCGGGTCATAGCGCTCTGGCGGTCGGGCCCGGACGCCTCCACGACGGTGGCCACTCCGTGGCGGACAGTAGCCGTCCGTTGGGGCCGGGGGTGCCGCTCCCGGATTCCGGCGCGCCCGGTCCCCGGCTGTTCCGGGTTGCTCCAGTGGGCTGACGTGGGGCATGCGAAGTGCCACGATGATCCGTGCTTCAACAGTGTGCCGGACGGGACGCGACGAGTGCGGTGACAGCGTGTCCCGGAGGCGGCCCTACCCCACGAAAGGGCGGACATCCCATGCGCGTCACCCCCCTCGTGCCGTCGTTACCCGGAGACCAGGTCTCGGCCGCGGACGACCCCATACGCCTCTATTACAGCCACAAGACGCAGGAGATCCTGCACAAGTACGGCCCGGGTCCCCGTGTCCACTTCCACGTGGGGCTGTACCCGGACGGTCCGCCGGACAGCACCGCCCCCCAGAGCGTGCTGAAGCAGCACATGCTCGACGCGCAGGAGCGGATCGTCGAGCACGCGGCCCGGTCCTGGGGCGCGTACGACGAGCCTCCCCGGCGCCTGCTGGACATCGGCTGCGGCCTGGGCGGGACCTCGCTGTACTGGGCGCAGGAGCACGGAGCATCGGTCACCAGCCTCACCGTCGCGGCGGAACACGTCCCGATCGTCCGGCACTTCGCCCGGCACGCCGGGGTCGGGGAGCGGGTGAACCCCCTGCTGGCGGACGTGCACGACCTGGACGAGACCCGTGCGTACGACGCCGTCTACGCCAACGAGAGCAGCGGCTACACCGACCGGACCCGGCTCTTCGAGGTCGTCGCCAAGGCGCTGGAGCCCGGTGGATGGTTCGGGATCCAGGAGCATTTCGCAGGCCGTTCCGCATGGCGCGAGTTCATCGACGGCTACTACAGAACGCGGCTGGGACTGAGAGACGAATACCTCGCCGCGGCCGAGGCGGCCGGGTTCGAACTCGTGCACGAGGAGGACGTGACGGACTCCGTGGCGGAGTTCTGGGTGCAGTCCATGGCGTGGAACACCGCAGAACTCGACCGGCTGCGGGAGGGCGGCGACACCGAGCCCGGAGCCTGGACCGGCGAACGGCTCGAACAGTCGACGCTCGCGCACAGCAGGTTCTTCCGGCTCTGGCGTGACCACGCGGTGCAGACACGGCTGCTGCGCTTCCGGATCGGGGGCCGCCGATGACGGCGTCACCGGCACCGGCACGGTCTCCGGCACAGGCACAGGCACAGGCACAGGCGCCGTCGCGGGCACCGGTGCCCGCACCGCGCCCCTCGCTCCTGGGAGCGCGCCTGCCGTCCTTCTACTGCCCCCTGGAGCGCGACCTCGTCCATCCCGAGGCGAAGCGGGTGGAGGCCCTGGCGGTGGAGTGGCTGGACGCCTTCGGCGTCTACCCCGATCCGGTCGAGCGGGCCTGGGGTCTCGCCACCCACAGCGCCGACTTCTCCTGCCGCATCGTCCCCGAAGGGAACGTGGAGGCCCTCCTGCTCTTCACCGAGTGGAACTACTGGGCCAACGCCGTCGACGACTGGCAGGATTCGGGTGCCGACGAGGTGGGGACGGGCGCCGTCGTCGAACACGGGGTACGGCTGCTGCGCACCATCGAGGACCCGGGGGCCGCGGTGCTGCCCGACGGCCCGATGACCCGTGCGCTGCTGGACCTGGTGCGCCGCACCCATGCGATGCTCACGCCCTACGAGCTGCGCAGGTTCACCGAGGGGACGCGCGACTGGCTGCTCGGGGCAGCCTGGCGGGCCGCCCGGGCCGAGGCCGGGATCATGCCGGGGCTGAACGACTTCGTCGCGATGGGGCCGCTGGCGAACGGCACGCGCTTCTCGCTGACCTGGTCCGACGTCGCGCGCGGGGACCGGCTTCCGGCGGAGGTGCTCTGCTCCCGCGCCGTGACGGTGCTGACGGACGCGGCGGGGTTCGTCGTCAGCGCGGACAACGACCTGTTCTCCTACGACAAGGACGACCACCTGGAGCCGCGGGAGGTGAATCTCGTCAACGTCCTCGCCCACCAGGAGAACTGCCCGCCCGCCGAGGCCGTGCCCCTCGCGGTGGCCCTGCGTGACCGGGTACTGGTCCGCTTCATGACGCTCAGGGAGCAGGTGGAGGCCGGCGCGAACCCTGAACTGCGCCGGCACCTCGCGGCGTTGGGCCACTACGTGGCCGGCTCCATCGCCTGGCAGAGCCGGGCACCGCGGTACGCGAGCCCGCGCAACCGGCATGAACTGCCGCTGCCGGAAGCCGGGTTCGAAGTCCGGTTCGCCGACGCGCCCGGCTTCGCCGGAACCGGGGCTCCGGACGTGCCGGCCCTCGCGTCCTGGTGGCGGCCGGTGCACGGCTGAGTGACGCCGAGGGCTCCGTCCGGTACGGCCGGAGCCCTCGGCGCGGAAGCCGTCAGCCGAGGCCGAGCAGCCGGCGCCACCAGCTGACGCTGCGGCGGCGGCGCCCCGAGACCGTGGGGGCCGTCGTGGGCCGCGGCGGGACGGGCGCGTGCACGGGGTGCTCGGCGGGCTGCTCCTTCTGGGGCTGCGCCGGCGGTACGGGCCGCGGGGCGAACCGTACCGGCAGGGACAACAGGTGGCGCGACATGAGGGTGCCGCGCCATTGCAGCTCGCTCGCGTCGACCGCCAGCTGGAGGTCGGGCAGCCGGTCCAGCAGGACCTCGATGCCGGTGTCCGCGATGGCCCGGCCGATGTCCTGGCCCGGGCACTCGTGCGGGCCGCTGCTGAAGGCCAGGTGGGAACGGTTGCCGTGGACGGAGGCCGCGGGATCCGGCCGGATCTGCGGGTCGGCGTTGCCCGCGGCCAGCCCGAGCAGGATCATGTCGCCGGCCTTCACCTCCCGGCCGCCGAGCAGGGTGTCACCGGTGGCCCAGCGCCCGATGATCGTGTTGATCGGCGGGTCGTCCCACAGGACCTGTTCCAGGGCGTCGGGCAGCGTCATGTGGCCTCCGGAGAGGCTGGCGCGGAAGCGCGGGTCGGTCAGTACGGTCCGCAGCGTGTTCGCGATCAGGTTGGCGGTGGTCTCGTACGCCGCGATCAGCACGACGCGCAGGTGCATCAGCACTTCGGTGTCGCTCAGGTTCGCGGGGTGCTCGATCAGCCAGGAGGCCAGGTCGCGCACGGGCCGGGCCTTGCGCTCGACGACCAGGTGTTCCAGCGTGGCGGTGACGTAGCGGTCGCTCTGGAGGGCCGTCTCGGTCCCCTGGAGCATGTCGCGGGCCGCGTTGACCAGCAGGGGCCCGTGTTCGTCGGGTGCCCCGATCAGCTGGGTCATGACCAGCATCGGGAGCTGGTCGGAGAAGGCGGACACCAGGTCCGCGTACCCCTCACCCGCGATCTGGTCGACGAGCTGGTTGGCGAAGCGGGTCACATGGCGGCGGATGCCGCGCTTGTCGAAGCGCTCCAGGGACTCCACCACGGCCGAGCGCAGCCGCTCGTGGACGGGACCGTCGGTGAAGTTGCACACCGGCACCCACGACACCATGGGGCCGAGCGGGGTGTCGGCCGGTACCCGGCCCTCCTTCATGTCGCGCCACCCCCGCGGGTCGCGGGCGAAGCGCGAGGACGTGCGTGCCACGTC encodes:
- a CDS encoding LysR family transcriptional regulator produces the protein MFDENRLRVFAAIAREGSVTAAAAALHYAQPSVSHHLARLEAEAGVPLVQRAGRGIRLTGAGRLLADRAEEILGRIDSARTELAAHAGLGAGRVRLAAFPSALAAVVPAVAAAFGAAHPDIELALTEAEPPEALAALRRGEVDVALTFHHGDSRPGDRQGHTVTPLLHEPLYVVSRAGGSWPGPRADLDTYRDQRWIAGCERCRTHLLSACGKRGFTPAVAFETDDYVAAQALVAAGLGVTTLPGLALRAHLHPGVRIDRLPDDHRFVDAVVYGAPPLPAPVAAFLEVLQETAARPLPWP
- a CDS encoding polyprenyl synthetase family protein, with product MHANVTAATLERVAGHRIRFDARFEQYFDGLGERFDVPVPSRHVPRCLELLREFSMRGGKRLRVVLLYEAARLVTTDEVPGLAEAALSIELLQTHGLVHDDIIDDAPLRRGGPSTYYAYRQEFPGQDATALGLAMLAGDLAAFLSAQVLLEAEAPAELRQALLGVHTRTAAETVAGQIADLERDSHPLPDEEFLHTVTDFKSARYSVLAPLTMGLLAAGEDPAPHRARLHRYSRLVGISEQMRDDFLDFFGPAGDGPAAQAKSTGADVRSGRRTYAVRAVLAAATGADAALVEAALGDPGCPDETLGRIREIARAAGVDRLLKAEIRRHAEAAAAEAASWAPYWRAEAVEFFRGLPMWNVHRMS
- a CDS encoding PP2C family protein-serine/threonine phosphatase, which codes for MRLSPVILTVVIASLAYNTPPEMAFSRLLPAAPALAAAMWPVLPTVLLGTVCLILMIGLSFVFPDLGTWWTAAGIIAVTVAAAYGSHVRLQRERTLFQVRLVADAAQQVVLSPLPRRFGGIEIESLYLAAAAEARIGGDFYEVVDTPFGVRLLIGDVRGKGLPAVGAAAAIVNAFREAAYGEPDMVDVARRMDASSTRYNGAFPPEGPLERFATALLVQIPHGGRRIDILNCGHPPPLLLSHGTVRTLESTSPSPLLSLAELIGDHYSVDTFDFAPDDLLLLYTDGIAEARVRGGDFFPLTAWMRRQPPTPPDELLTALHRDLLRHSRGRLDDDIAALAVRLCEP
- a CDS encoding NIPSNAP family protein, with the translated sequence MITIHLKYEIDADKLADFEEYGRRWVRLVNRFGGTHHGYFLPSEGDSDIAYALFSFPGFAAYERYRTDSMSDPECQAAFDLARETGCIKRYERRFLRPLDTPAS
- a CDS encoding cytochrome P450, which encodes MSTTPVPPPECPAHAAAAAAGSLHRLHGPEAQADPLALYEKLRAEHGAVAPVLVSGDLPAWLVLGHRENLDVARTSSRFARDPRGWRDMKEGRVPADTPLGPMVSWVPVCNFTDGPVHERLRSAVVESLERFDKRGIRRHVTRFANQLVDQIAGEGYADLVSAFSDQLPMLVMTQLIGAPDEHGPLLVNAARDMLQGTETALQSDRYVTATLEHLVVERKARPVRDLASWLIEHPANLSDTEVLMHLRVVLIAAYETTANLIANTLRTVLTDPRFRASLSGGHMTLPDALEQVLWDDPPINTIIGRWATGDTLLGGREVKAGDMILLGLAAGNADPQIRPDPAASVHGNRSHLAFSSGPHECPGQDIGRAIADTGIEVLLDRLPDLQLAVDASELQWRGTLMSRHLLSLPVRFAPRPVPPAQPQKEQPAEHPVHAPVPPRPTTAPTVSGRRRRSVSWWRRLLGLG
- a CDS encoding TerD family protein, which encodes MSMRKGANVPVPSATVRVELGWRGGPGAPDVDVSALLLTAAGKVRSDDDFVFYNQPVHPSGAVRHEGRRQEGTGVLETIGVTLSAVEEEIGTVVVAASTDGTFGQVSGLFVRVLDARGGVETARFDATDATSETAFVLGELYRRAGAWKFRAVGQGYASGLAGLATDFGITVDDPAPAPAPAPPAPVPVQRPAHPPAPTRPVRLSKITLTKAAPAVSLTKQGATSGGMRVNLTWSAAVPPRGWMRKGQDAVRLEDVDLDLSCLWELRDGTKGVVHPIDDQFGSFHQPPYVQLDHDDRTGASEGGENLVINLDHAAEIRRLLVFVVVYAGATGFAGLQGVATLHPPAGPPIEVRLDECTVPSPVAAIALIENVGGELIVRREAKYLLPAPGVFKQQAADIEYGWGMSWQPASKD
- a CDS encoding class I SAM-dependent methyltransferase — its product is MRVTPLVPSLPGDQVSAADDPIRLYYSHKTQEILHKYGPGPRVHFHVGLYPDGPPDSTAPQSVLKQHMLDAQERIVEHAARSWGAYDEPPRRLLDIGCGLGGTSLYWAQEHGASVTSLTVAAEHVPIVRHFARHAGVGERVNPLLADVHDLDETRAYDAVYANESSGYTDRTRLFEVVAKALEPGGWFGIQEHFAGRSAWREFIDGYYRTRLGLRDEYLAAAEAAGFELVHEEDVTDSVAEFWVQSMAWNTAELDRLREGGDTEPGAWTGERLEQSTLAHSRFFRLWRDHAVQTRLLRFRIGGRR
- a CDS encoding terpene synthase family protein — encoded protein: MPAPRPSLLGARLPSFYCPLERDLVHPEAKRVEALAVEWLDAFGVYPDPVERAWGLATHSADFSCRIVPEGNVEALLLFTEWNYWANAVDDWQDSGADEVGTGAVVEHGVRLLRTIEDPGAAVLPDGPMTRALLDLVRRTHAMLTPYELRRFTEGTRDWLLGAAWRAARAEAGIMPGLNDFVAMGPLANGTRFSLTWSDVARGDRLPAEVLCSRAVTVLTDAAGFVVSADNDLFSYDKDDHLEPREVNLVNVLAHQENCPPAEAVPLAVALRDRVLVRFMTLREQVEAGANPELRRHLAALGHYVAGSIAWQSRAPRYASPRNRHELPLPEAGFEVRFADAPGFAGTGAPDVPALASWWRPVHG
- a CDS encoding threonine/serine dehydratase, whose translation is MHSPTISDVLRARRLQSAHLSPTPLLSYPALDATVGAGIRVLVKHENLQPTGALKVRGGVALLASMTPDERARGVLSYSTGNHAQSLAHAAALFGVPCTLVMPEHPNPLKAEAVRRLGAELVEHGADFDEARRHAEQLAPRRGMRLVSAANEPALIAGVATAFLELFELEPDLDAVLVPVGGGSGAAAACLVAAAVSPRCRVIAVQSSRSPAAHDSWRSGRCVERPNSTTAEGLATGSGFELTQRLLREHLADFRLVDDDAIRQAQWLLMRDARTVAEAAAAAPLAALLAARDGLAGQRVAIMCTGGNAGEAELRACLSAAPVGG